The window ATCGCTAATACCAAAGAATGTGCCTAGTTGATTCACAGAAGATAACGCCCAGAGCTGAAGCGCATATATAAAGCCACAAATCGCGTATTGATTATTCTCCGTCAGCTTTGCATAGGTAAAGCTCTTCACTTCTTTCAGTAAATAATCAAAGGCCAAATTCCCCCAGGGATACTTGCAAAACTCTTTGAAATTTCTAGCTCTAAGCAGACGCTCTTCTGGAATACTTGTCACCGGATTGCTTGCCATCAATATCCCTTCCACAAGGATTGTAGCTCCCAATCTTAATCTCTGATCAGCAGTAAGCTCTTTACTCTTTTCGACAAGAAGCTTAAGCAAGGTGTTTAGAGTTTGATTCTTGTTCATCCAtggatctttcttcttcttttttgttgctGAAGTCTcggcttcatcttcatctttatcaacaACACAAGGCAGACCCGTTGTCAAGTGGAATTCTCTTAGAGAAAACCTCATTAGTTGTTCTCCAAAAGTAAACCACAAACCCTTCTCGCCTATATCAATTCTCCTTAAGAGTAAGTGATGAATCAAATGCCTTGAAAACACCATAAGCTTCTGCTTCCTTCCCATCTTAATTACCGGAGCCAAGAATGAATCTTCAAGCTTCTTGAATTCTTTGCCCAAAAGGGTTTCAACTTTACCAACCAACTTCAGATTGGAGCGCTTGTTAATTCTTTGCAATACGACTCCTTTTGTACCAGTTTCGGAGATTCTTTTTGGCAAAGCAATCTTGTCATTAGACTCACTCATCGTTTCACCTGAAACAATTCAAAATGGCAATGTCAAAGATATGTTTTATAATGACTTATAAAGGTTTTGTTTATCAACACTTGTAAATCATAATAGATCATTCTAAAATCGATTAACCACATCAAAAACGAAAGAACTAGCAATGAAATATATCGCAAATGACAGAGTGAGAAGAAGAATCGCTAAGAAGAACCAATAACATTACCGGAGTTAAGAGAAATCGATGGTGAAAAGTAAGTTTTTGTAACCAAAGAAATGTAGAACGGCGGAGTATAAATAGAGATCAAAAGATGCGCTTCAGCTCTGTATCAGAAGAGACGCGAACGGAGGAAGGCGATGAAAAGTCCCGACTTTTTACCCTAATTCGTGacggttttattttttttacactaAGGCCCAATTTCGATTATCAATGTTTAAGGCCCAAGTTTATTTATGGTTTAATGCTTAGAAAACggttttataaactattatagatTAACAAGCTTctgcaaaatatttatatgctttttaaaaaattttattaacccttataaattattatatagagATTCATAAgtctttattaattattgtcaaaatttgtaaatcattttatacagatttataaatcttttaaaattgtttatagGTCTTTATATATTAccttattttataaatcttcaTAAAACCTTATAAGCCCTTCAAAataattgtcaaaattttatatagatttaGAAGCCCTTGTAAACTATTTATTGCTCTTATAAACTACACATATTTGTAagtctttataaattatttataggctTTTATAAATCATAATCTACATTTTACCTCGTGGAATCTCTTGAGGGTCTATGATTGGAGTGGCTACATCATCCATCATATCTTCTGATTCATGAGGTAATGGTAACTCCTTTCCCTACACATcattagtaaaaatatatagtttaaagataagaaaaagaagcCTATGAGAACACATATATAGGTGATAGTCTAAAACTTACATATATGGTTTCATGGTTTTGTGTTTCAGCCTCAGTGGCTTCTAAAACAGAAGTGTTTCTGTGTCTCTCGAGAGAGGATGTGATTTCTGTGGCATCATCATTCACCTTATCCTCTTCATTGGATTCTAAAACAAGTGTGATACTAGGGCTCTCTTGATCGGATCTGATTTTGGTGGCATCATCATTCAACGTATCATCTTCATCGGTGGCAAGTGTGTTACTAGGACTATCTTGACCGGGTCTGATTGGTGTGCCAGCATTATTTTCAAATTCTCTCTGCAAAAATGGTGTAGGAAGATTTTAAATTGCACcaaaaatgaatacaaattaTGTGTGAGAAAATACCTCATGTGCGCGAATCCAACTACCACCACCTAGCCACTCCATTGACAGCCTAATCTCAGTATAATTAAAAACCGCATCCTCTTTTGTGGCAGCGAAATACACTTTGTATTTGTTTTCAAGGAGAATTTCCGTCACTCGACCTTTGCGCCACCCATGGGTAACAACCACTTCAACATAGTCGTTCAGACTGTACTCTGCACAAAGATCTCGAGGAGGAGATGGCCTTATTTTGCAAATATCAACTATTAAATGTTTTCCTTCCGCTTCATCACTCGAATTTTGTGAGATTGTACATCTTTTGATCAGAAATTTTCTTCTATCATCTCCTTGTTTCCGAACTTCTGTAATTACCAATGCTCGGACCCAAATTTTTTCCTTTTCACTTTCACTAATTTCACGGGTCATTTCCACCAACTTCCCTCTCGTAAACATGTGTTGACTCAATACCTTCAATTCCAAAACAATCATATATAAGCTAAAGCCCTCaaacattcaaaattttataacttaaaacatacaaaaaaaaacaataccttGTTTTTGCTTTTGACCCATTTGGAGCCGATCCAATCAGCATGAGGTCTCAGTTGGCTTCTGATGAATCTCATTATGTCTGGTggatcatcaaagtaaaccaaaAAACTACCATCTGGCCTTTCAACTACGATAACACCAGTCCACCAACCATTATTAAAATAAGCATCCACCACCGACCCTTCCTTGAATACGACACCCTCATTCAGACACTCTGGCGGGACTGGCCGAATAAAACTTCTTTCAATAGTTTCCTTCAAAGGACTTACACCATCTTCGTTGAACATAGTTTTGTAACTAACCCGAAGCTTTTTTCCTGTTACTCTCGTCGGATTTTGCTCGAGGATAGCTCTATACCAAGAACCTCTGAACCCATCTTCTTGAATAGATACTTCTACTTCACAATCTTTGGCAATAGACAaaagttttccttttttcttcaaattatttttcatcttcCTGAGGAGGAATCGGAAATGcagatcacaaaaaaaaaatcaagaaaagaaagaaactagGTGAATTAAGATCAAATGAACGACATGCATCCAAGAAACTGAAACAAATTGAGATTTTAGATAAATCAATTAGGTTCCATACAAAAATTCAATTCGATTTTGGAGTGTATATACAAAAGCAAATAGGAATTTCAATTTGAtctaaattgaatataaaaaatcaaaagagaaTACAGTGAATGTTCTTGAATTAACTTTTGCTAAATTCGATTCAAGTTGAATTGGAACTGAAACTGAAACAGATTGAGATTTTAAGTCAATCAATTAGgtttcaaacaaaaattcaattcaatttagATTGTTGAttcaaaaatgaagatgaaACTCAATTACCTTTTGCCACGATAATGATTCAAAATGGGGAAGATTGTTGTGttgattcttcttcttgaaaTTTACGGACATAGAGAAACGATGAAGAAATgatagaaaacaagaaagcaaaaaaaaaaacgtgtcatagtgaagaagatgaagacgtGTCGCGTGAGAAGAGTTAAATTTACTGTTTTGCCATCCCTTTtggtaaatgataaaaaaacagATAAATCGTTGAGGTCATGGGTCGAACACGGGTTTCTGTCTAAATTGAAATTTTAAGCAACCTCAACTTACCACTAGACCATATTACTTACTCGTTATGATTAGCACGTATACTCATAATGTTGCTTACATATCatcatttttgtatataaactgATTTAGAAGCCTTTATAAATTGCTTCAAtcattttggttgtttatacaactttataaaccttaattcttttttgttttatgaactGATGAGCTCTTGAAAAacgatttataaatctttataacttttatatacTCCTTTATATATCGTAAATTCATTTGTAATAAaccattttgttttgattttataagaGGTTATAAACTATTTGTAATAATGTGTTATAAAGCTACTGAAATACAAATTTACCATTGAACTTTCTAAATTTAAGGAAAACCATAAATCCAAGTCATAAACTCATAATACTCAGAATTCTACAAACAAAGTTTACCAAACACGCATAAAACAGATAGTTGTTCACACATAACTATAAGCAAGCTATAAAGTTTTTGTTCATTCCCACATTAGTATTCATTGTAATTCCGAGAAGATATCAACCGCCAACTTTTCTCGGATGATTGCAATTTTTTCTTCACTCAGCTTTGTCAAATCCACTATACGCATTGCATGGCACTCTATCAGCTTCAATGCATAAACTCCACTGTCTTCTATTTTAAGAACCTTAAACAAATATGTTTTAGTAATATATTAGcagataaattataatataagttaTTTGATCTGAAGAACCTGGATACAAATCTACCATAAAGATTTATAAGCGGTTATAAAGATGTTACCTGTGGGAAACCTTCAGATACAATTTTTATCGAGAACTTGCTTGTATCCATGCTGACATCTTTGAAGAAGTAGCGAATCATGAATGGGAGAGCCATCGCATATGCATTAACGTAAGGGACCAAACTCGCATCTGTGAACTTCATTGCTGCACAATTGAATGCTGTGATATTTCTCTTCTCCAAGTTGATTACAACTCCAAGCCAATACTTCTCTGCTACTGCAATGGCCGAATAGAGGAAGTTGATATTCTTCTCTATGTTGTACTTGTCAAAGCCTGCTCCAAATTGGAAACCTTTCTTGTCATCTAAAAACTCATCATAAAACTCATCTATTTCTTCAAGAAACTTCACTCCAACAACTAAGGCAGTTTTGTTCAGAAACAAATCTGGATTGTTTATCTGTCTCAGTTTCAGCAACTCAAAACCTGCTTCAATatgctgaaacaaaaaaaaaacaaatactcaGAATAGCGATCATATAGTTTTATAAAGaagattaatataaatttataagggATTATAAAGAATTTTTGTTCACATATAGTCTAACcgtttttgaaagtttttttccCGGAGTTTCAATATCCGAAAACCACTTTGCGTTTACTATCTCTTGATTGATTCTCAGCTTCCTACATTGGACACTCATACTTTTTTATGTAGATATCTAGTTTCATGAAATATATAGcttcttataaaataaaacttacttTCTTTTGTTTGACATTTTCCATTCtctcattttttcttttcttgttttatcAACTGGCTCAAAGGGATGAAGAATCGGATGTTTCTTCCTTGCTCCTGTAAACGGTGGTTGTGTATGAATGGATGGTATTTGACCTCTTTCACTTCTTCTTAGCGGAACATTATCTGTATCAGCTTTAAACTTCTTTTGAAGTGGAGGCTCAACATCTTCGTTTACctacagaacaaaaaaaatagtccCCTTTTTACAAAGGATTATTAAgtctataaaataaatcaatactcATAAAGTTTGGAAAACAAACCTGGCTGTGTTGTTGTACcaatctcttttttattttcattagagGTTGGAAAACAGGAATCTCATAAACATCTCTCATAAGAACCTGATTCATGCAAATcgtttttatataattgtttaagAGACCTTAACGATCATGAAATAGtttataaagctttataaaaTACCTCATTTGTACCCTTTCCACTATGACTTTCTTGGGAAAGGAGATCAAACTTAGGAGACGTAAATGTTGGATTAGGCGATGAAACCTTCagacaaaatatttgaaaattagatGTTTATGCTATATACATTAAACTTTTACAAGgccttataaaatatattaattttgtaccCTTGTATCAAAGTTTGGAGTATTGAATGTTGGAGTAGGCGACGTAACctacaaaagaaataagaaattcAATTTGCCTatcactaaattaaaaaatttataaacctttatatcCTGTTTTAGATTCATACCTGCGACGTTTGTTTCAAGCAACtttctgattcaagtttttCTGTGTCTTCGTCTTGAGTGATTTTTTGTGTAGTCTCAATTTCCCCAAGAATATTCTCTTCTTCCCTTTGATGCTCTGTACCAGATTTTGCTTCTTCATCACATatctctttttcattttcatcatcCAGTGCACTTCTTCCATCGCCAGAGTTTGCTTCTTCAGCAATTGTATCTTCAGAGTTTGCTGCTTCAGCAATtgtatcttcttcattttcatcatctggtgcattttttttatcatcagaGTTTGCTTCTTCATTAATtgtatcttcttcattttcataatcttgTGCACTTCTTCTATCACCAGAACTAGCTCCATTTTCACAATCTTCTTTGTTTGGTGAACTGTcgttaaacttcaaaaaaacaaGTGAAATCATTAGAGAGGAATAACACGCGAAATTTGATAAGTAATTGGTAAAATTGAATTGGTTACCTTAACTCCTAAAACATTCTGGATCATTACTACTCGCTTATCCAAATCACGAACCATTTGGATTAGCTTATCAAGTTTCTCGCTGTTAGACATGGAATgatttttatcttttctttgcTCCTTATCCTTTTGATACTCTTCATCTTTATTTTCCTCTTCATCTGTCTtttcctcttcatctttcttttcctcttcatcttcattaTGGTTCAGATCTTCACCATGCTCTGCATCTTCGTCTTTTGTCTTGCGTTGTTGACCTATATCTTCTGTTGCAACAAACATATCCACAAAACCTTTCTCCCAATCGCTTCTCCTCATTTTGtatccttgttgaactagtTTCACAACACTGTGAAAGTCAGCATCGTCACTATGTGTTGCCCCCACCAAATGTTTGTATTCCTCAGCCAATCCAATCACTGTGCTAACCTCAACCTgtagaataaataaaacatatctaTGTAAacctcttatatattaatttatatagtccTTATAAAAGTACATTTATAATCTTGTATAAACACATGTCAAATTTACAATCCTACAAGACACCGATTTGTGGACCTTTTCAAGGAGTCCCTAGAAATCCACTTTTCAAACAATACAATacgaatatatttatatacgctTATAAAAACTCACATTGTTTATCTTCTCCAGCTCTAACACTTCAGCTATTGTCGGAGTTCTTGTTGAGTCCCAATGTAGACACAACGGATCAGAAGAAGAGGATGTCTCGCATGGCTTTCCCAAAGATTTACCAAGCACATTCACTGATGACATTGCCCACAGATTTATGGCTAGCGCAAAACCACTCACTTCATAACTATCTCCTGTCCAGGAACTTGCACTCAAACTTTTTACACTTCTCATCAAGATTCTATAAGCAGTTTTACCCCAAGCAATCTTGTGTGAGCGATAGTTCATATAACGCTGCAACCTGTCTCTCGGGATTTTAGAACTCGGATTTTCTGCCATAATTACCGCTTCTGTGAGTATTGCTGTTCCAAGGGATAATCTTTCTAGTGTTGGCATGCTTCGTGCTTTCTTTTTAAACATTTCATATAACGTTCTCACCGTAAACTTATCAATCTTGCCCAGCATCCAAATGTATGGCTTCTTCATTATTTTGAACAGCGGCTCTGTTATTGTCTGATCTTCCTCACAACGTAAGCCTGTTGTCAGATGAAATTCCCTTAGTGAAAACCTCATAGGCTGGTCCGAGAAAGTAAACCAGAGATCCTCTCCTTGCGTCAATACTCTTCGCTGCATTAGAAAATGGAACAACTCTTCTGAAAATTGAACCCTATTCCTTTTAACCAACTTCAAAATGCTCCCAATGTGAGAGTTCTCTATGAAAGAAAACTCTTCTTTTCCTAATATATCTTCCACCTTCTCGATATAATCAATCTTTGAGTGATGGATTATCGCTTTGGGATTATCTGGTGTTTCTACAGCTTCATAAACCCTCCCAGGCAATTTCAAGGTTGTGCAAAACTCGTTGCTATCCAACTGCAATACAAGACAACACTTCTTGAGTTCAcgcattttataattacttgaaaCCCACATTTATAAAGgcttataatttttcaaaaaaactcaATGTTCACTATCGATACTATTTCTCTTAGATCTAACTAGAAACATGACAATCCTCAACCAAtgttcttctattttcttataacagaaataacaaattcaaaaaatgacTTGAAACAAACAATAATTTAGGTACTTACTTGTAGAGAATCGTGAAGATAAGAATCATGAATAGGAGAATCGTGAAGAGGAGAATCGTGTATAGGAGAATCGTGTAGAGGAGAATCGTGAGGAGTAGACGACATTTTTTGAGATGAAATTTTGAATCGTATAGTCTGATTGTTATTCGTCGTCACCGGATGCTCTTTCCAGAGAGACGGCGTGACTAGTGAGAGAGAAGACCTTTTGTCGTCGCCGTTGCTAGAATCGCCGTCGTAGCTCTGTAATCTCGTCGCCTTCGATGGCGAGCTAGAGAGATTCGAGAGAAAAGGTTAAAATTGCGAGGGTTATTATTGTCTTTCGGCTACTAAACAATTAGGTATTTGTGAAAATGTCCTCCTCCTGAGTGTAAATTTGAAAAGGGGTACTCAACAAAGTGTAAATGTATAATTTCCCcaagtttatgtcacaaatatagactcaaatgatcaaaatgatcaaaatattttattaaaaatgtaaatcaatactattaaaacagaaggccCTTTTTTGAGGTATCCTTTTGTTTTAATCATATTTACAAGATACTGCCActtgaatatttttaaactatgattttaattaaattgaATTAGTTCCATTTAATACTTTTAATTAGTTTCACGAAATCATTTACTTCCAACAAAcaatatgttttcttatttaTCTTATTATCCCTTTCAACTAAAACGAGAGTATTATGTGGGTTCTATTCTATGATGATTGGTGTGAGATCTTTGATTGTGACTGGGATTTTCACGACATGGGTTCGATCAGAAAATTATGGAAAGCGGGTTCGATTGTTTCCGTTTTCTGATGGGGTTTACTCGAAATTTCGAGGTACCTTTTTGGTC of the Brassica rapa cultivar Chiifu-401-42 chromosome A03, CAAS_Brap_v3.01, whole genome shotgun sequence genome contains:
- the LOC117132521 gene encoding uncharacterized protein LOC117132521 isoform X4, whose protein sequence is MKNNLKKKGKLLSIAKDCEVEVSIQEDGFRGSWYRAILEQNPTRVTGKKLRVSYKTMFNEDGVSPLKETIERSFIRPVPPECLNEGVVFKEGSVVDAYFNNGWWTGVIVVERPDGSFLVYFDDPPDIMRFIRSQLRPHADWIGSKWVKSKNKVLSQHMFTRGKLVEMTREISESEKEKIWVRALVITEVRKQGDDRRKFLIKRCTISQNSSDEAEGKHLIVDICKIRPSPPRDLCAEYSLNDYVEVVVTHGWRKGRVTEILLENKYKVYFAATKEDAVFNYTEIRLSMEWLGGGSWIRAHEREFENNAGTPIRPGQDSPSNTLATDEDDTLNDDATKIRSDQESPSITLVLESNEEDKVNDDATEITSSLERHRNTSVLEATEAETQNHETIYGKELPLPHESEDMMDDVATPIIDPQEIPRGETMSESNDKIALPKRISETGTKGVVLQRINKRSNLKLVGKVETLLGKEFKKLEDSFLAPVIKMGRKQKLMVFSRHLIHHLLLRRIDIGEKGLWFTFGEQLMRFSLREFHLTTGLPCVVDKDEDEAETSATKKKKKDPWMNKNQTLNTLLKLLVEKSKELTADQRLRLGATILVEGILMASNPVTSIPEERLLRARNFKEFCKYPWGNLAFDYLLKEVKSFTYAKLTENNQYAICGFIYALQLWALSSVNQLGTFFGISDDGIQFPLCLHWKETKALTIEEVNRFDQMEKVDVKCILGDPGLHSDLVEDVDCEFGRVVDLVKRGYRLKRQDWLNRSVDIAVAEAEVDENNSVPGIDATDQEKIEFLNNKVVSLEERVKYLEGLLNIRGETVKETEKSKETEAATKTKVNGQNADYELDENEVLGVYIDAKRKEIAKRKKNGVRPPREVGHQDEDDVEVEVNEEQPQEEEEQQQEDDTEDDVDDGDKESENPETNEGQTQEEEEQHQEDDAEVNEEQPQEEEEQQEEEDTEDDVDDGDKESENPETNEGQTQEEEEQHQEDDAEVNEEQPQEEEEQQEEEDTEDDVDDGDKESENPETNEEQKQEEEEQQQEDDTEVNTDVDVGAKENGSENPVKGSKKRGRKVNISQCIRVYKMLFSIIYVTFFIVSSKLKDGEENEDAYEKPVKVTRKSERVTKGGEVNEDASEKPMKGTRKSKRGTKVNISQCIRVYKMLFSIINVTFFIVSSKLKGGEVNEDASEKPMKGTRKSKRGTKVNISLCIMLYKMLFSILYVTFFIVSSKLKDGEENEYAYEKPVKVTRKSERVTKGKKKGVTPPREVQQQVEDHAETNEDGEGNEDASKKHVKFTKKNGRGNKEHNVGTPKSKKQKKQFEKDSADDVIGSVLEDLKNAD
- the LOC117132521 gene encoding uncharacterized protein LOC117132521 isoform X19: MKNNLKKKGKLLSIAKDCEVEVSIQEDGFRGSWYRAILEQNPTRVTGKKLRVSYKTMFNEDGVSPLKETIERSFIRPVPPECLNEGVVFKEGSVVDAYFNNGWWTGVIVVERPDGSFLVYFDDPPDIMRFIRSQLRPHADWIGSKWVKSKNKVLSQHMFTRGKLVEMTREISESEKEKIWVRALVITEVRKQGDDRRKFLIKRCTISQNSSDEAEGKHLIVDICKIRPSPPRDLCAEYSLNDYVEVVVTHGWRKGRVTEILLENKYKVYFAATKEDAVFNYTEIRLSMEWLGGGSWIRAHEREFENNAGTPIRPGQDSPSNTLATDEDDTLNDDATKIRSDQESPSITLVLESNEEDKVNDDATEITSSLERHRNTSVLEATEAETQNHETIYGKELPLPHESEDMMDDVATPIIDPQEIPRGETMSESNDKIALPKRISETGTKGVVLQRINKRSNLKLVGKVETLLGKEFKKLEDSFLAPVIKMGRKQKLMVFSRHLIHHLLLRRIDIGEKGLWFTFGEQLMRFSLREFHLTTGLPCVVDKDEDEAETSATKKKKKDPWMNKNQTLNTLLKLLVEKSKELTADQRLRLGATILVEGILMASNPVTSIPEERLLRARNFKEFCKYPWGNLAFDYLLKEVKSFTYAKLTENNQYAICGFIYALQLWALSSVNQLGTFFGISDDGIQFPLCLHWKETKALTIEEVNRFDQMEKVDVKCILGDPGLHSDLVEDVDCEFGRVVDLVKRGYRLKRQDWLNRSVDIAVAEAEVDENNSVPGIDATDQEKIEFLNNKVVSLEERVKYLEGLLNIRGETVKETEKSKETEAATKTKVNGQNADYELDENEVLGVYIDAKRKEIAKRKKNGVRPPREVGHQDEDDVEVEVNEEQPQEEEEQQQEDDTEDDVDDGDKESENPETNEGQTQEEEEQHQEDDAEVNEEQPQEEEEQQEEEDTEDDVDDGDKESENPETNEEQKQEEEEQQQEDDTEVNTDVDVGAKENGSENPVKGSKKRGRKVNISQCIRVYKMLFSIIYVTFFIVSSKLKDGEENEDAYEKPVKVTRKSERVTKVNISLCIMLYKMLFSIINVTFFIVSSKLKGGEVNEDASEKPMKGTRKSKRGTKGGEVNEDASEKPMKGTRKSKRGTKDGEENEYAYEKPVKVTRKSERVTKGKKKGVTPPREVQQQVEDHAETNEDGEGNEDASKKHVKFTKKNGRGNKEHNVGTPKSKKQKKQFEKDSADDVIGSVLEDLKNAD
- the LOC117132521 gene encoding uncharacterized protein LOC117132521 isoform X1, with translation MKNNLKKKGKLLSIAKDCEVEVSIQEDGFRGSWYRAILEQNPTRVTGKKLRVSYKTMFNEDGVSPLKETIERSFIRPVPPECLNEGVVFKEGSVVDAYFNNGWWTGVIVVERPDGSFLVYFDDPPDIMRFIRSQLRPHADWIGSKWVKSKNKVLSQHMFTRGKLVEMTREISESEKEKIWVRALVITEVRKQGDDRRKFLIKRCTISQNSSDEAEGKHLIVDICKIRPSPPRDLCAEYSLNDYVEVVVTHGWRKGRVTEILLENKYKVYFAATKEDAVFNYTEIRLSMEWLGGGSWIRAHEREFENNAGTPIRPGQDSPSNTLATDEDDTLNDDATKIRSDQESPSITLVLESNEEDKVNDDATEITSSLERHRNTSVLEATEAETQNHETIYGKELPLPHESEDMMDDVATPIIDPQEIPRGETMSESNDKIALPKRISETGTKGVVLQRINKRSNLKLVGKVETLLGKEFKKLEDSFLAPVIKMGRKQKLMVFSRHLIHHLLLRRIDIGEKGLWFTFGEQLMRFSLREFHLTTGLPCVVDKDEDEAETSATKKKKKDPWMNKNQTLNTLLKLLVEKSKELTADQRLRLGATILVEGILMASNPVTSIPEERLLRARNFKEFCKYPWGNLAFDYLLKEVKSFTYAKLTENNQYAICGFIYALQLWALSSVNQLGTFFGISDDGIQFPLCLHWKETKALTIEEVNRFDQMEKVDVKCILGDPGLHSDLVEDVDCEFGRVVDLVKRGYRLKRQDWLNRSVDIAVAEAEVDENNSVPGIDATDQEKIEFLNNKVVSLEERVKYLEGLLNIRGETVKETEKSKETEAATKTKVNGQNADYELDENEVLGVYIDAKRKEIAKRKKNGVRPPREVGHQDEDDVEVEVNEEQPQEEEEQQQEDDTEDDVDDGDKESENPETNEGQTQEEEEQHQEDDAEVNEEQPQEEEEQQEEEDTEDDVDDGDKESENPETNEGQTQEEEEQHQEDDAEVNEEQPQEEEEQQEEEDTEDDVDDGDKESENPETNEEQKQEEEEQQQEDDTEVNTDVDVGAKENGSENPVKGSKKRGRKVNISQCIRVYKMLFSIIYVTFFIVSSKLKDGEENEDAYEKPVKVTRKSERVTKVNISLCIMLYKMLFSIINVTFFIVSSKLKGGEVNEDASEKPMKGTRKSKRGTKVNISQCIRVYKMLFSIINVTFFIVSSKLKGGEVNEDASEKPMKGTRKSKRGTKVNISLCIMLYKMLFSILYVTFFIVSSKLKDGEENEYAYEKPVKVTRKSERVTKGKKKGVTPPREVQQQVEDHAETNEDGEGNEDASKKHVKFTKKNGRGNKEHNVGTPKSKKQKKQFEKDSADDVIGSVLEDLKNAD
- the LOC117132521 gene encoding uncharacterized protein LOC117132521 isoform X9; its protein translation is MKNNLKKKGKLLSIAKDCEVEVSIQEDGFRGSWYRAILEQNPTRVTGKKLRVSYKTMFNEDGVSPLKETIERSFIRPVPPECLNEGVVFKEGSVVDAYFNNGWWTGVIVVERPDGSFLVYFDDPPDIMRFIRSQLRPHADWIGSKWVKSKNKVLSQHMFTRGKLVEMTREISESEKEKIWVRALVITEVRKQGDDRRKFLIKRCTISQNSSDEAEGKHLIVDICKIRPSPPRDLCAEYSLNDYVEVVVTHGWRKGRVTEILLENKYKVYFAATKEDAVFNYTEIRLSMEWLGGGSWIRAHEREFENNAGTPIRPGQDSPSNTLATDEDDTLNDDATKIRSDQESPSITLVLESNEEDKVNDDATEITSSLERHRNTSVLEATEAETQNHETIYGKELPLPHESEDMMDDVATPIIDPQEIPRGETMSESNDKIALPKRISETGTKGVVLQRINKRSNLKLVGKVETLLGKEFKKLEDSFLAPVIKMGRKQKLMVFSRHLIHHLLLRRIDIGEKGLWFTFGEQLMRFSLREFHLTTGLPCVVDKDEDEAETSATKKKKKDPWMNKNQTLNTLLKLLVEKSKELTADQRLRLGATILVEGILMASNPVTSIPEERLLRARNFKEFCKYPWGNLAFDYLLKEVKSFTYAKLTENNQYAICGFIYALQLWALSSVNQLGTFFGISDDGIQFPLCLHWKETKALTIEEVNRFDQMEKVDVKCILGDPGLHSDLVEDVDCEFGRVVDLVKRGYRLKRQDWLNRSVDIAVAEAEVDENNSVPGIDATDQEKIEFLNNKVVSLEERVKYLEGLLNIRGETVKETEKSKETEAATKTKVNGQNADYELDENEVLGVYIDAKRKEIAKRKKNGVRPPREVGHQDEDDVEVEVNEEQPQEEEEQQQEDDTEDDVDDGDKESENPETNEGQTQEEEEQHQEDDAEVNEEQPQEEEEQQEEEDTEDDVDDGDKESENPETNEGQTQEEEEQHQEDDAEVNEEQPQEEEEQQEEEDTEDDVDDGDKESENPETNEEQKQEEEEQQQEDDTEVNTDVDVGAKENGSENPVKGSKKRGRKVNISQCIRVYKMLFSIIYVTFFIVSSKLKDGEENEDAYEKPVKVTRKSERVTKGGEVNEDASEKPMKGTRKSKRGTKGGEVNEDASEKPMKGTRKSKRGTKVNISLCIMLYKMLFSILYVTFFIVSSKLKDGEENEYAYEKPVKVTRKSERVTKGKKKGVTPPREVQQQVEDHAETNEDGEGNEDASKKHVKFTKKNGRGNKEHNVGTPKSKKQKKQFEKDSADDVIGSVLEDLKNAD